In Xanthomonas sp. SI, the following are encoded in one genomic region:
- a CDS encoding PsiF family protein: MTRSISLAMCLLLSVSAMPLLADAAARPQTAQQSLMAQCSAQNKGKKGDDYKTAQKACLSGGSAAPASGNASQQRMKDCNAKAATQKLQGDARKTFMSGCLKKS; the protein is encoded by the coding sequence ATGACCCGTTCCATTTCCCTCGCCATGTGCCTGCTGCTGAGCGTGAGCGCCATGCCGCTGCTGGCCGACGCCGCGGCCAGGCCGCAGACCGCGCAGCAATCGCTGATGGCCCAGTGTTCGGCGCAGAACAAGGGCAAGAAAGGCGACGACTACAAGACCGCGCAGAAAGCCTGCCTCAGCGGCGGCAGTGCGGCGCCGGCATCGGGCAACGCCTCGCAGCAGCGGATGAAGGACTGCAATGCCAAGGCGGCCACACAGAAACTGCAGGGCGACGCGCGCAAGACCTTCATGAGCGGCTGTCTGAAGAAATCGTGA
- a CDS encoding SDR family oxidoreductase: MGRLNSKIAVVTGGNSGIGLASAVRFAAEGAQVVIVGRRQEELDKALRLIGADAIAIQGDISKLDDLDRVFAQVEAAKGRIDVLFANAGLGDFQPLGSITEDSFDRTFGINVKGTLFTVQKALPLMRAGGSVILTGSTTGTMGTPAFSVYSATKAALRNFARSWALDLKGTGIRVNVLSPGPISTPGLDLALSGTGQQQAIVDGMIAQLPLGRIGRAEEVAATALFLASDESSFMTGSEVFVDGGFAQV; this comes from the coding sequence ATGGGCAGGCTCAACAGCAAGATTGCAGTGGTCACCGGCGGCAACAGCGGCATCGGTCTGGCAAGCGCGGTGCGCTTTGCGGCCGAAGGCGCACAGGTCGTCATCGTGGGACGCCGGCAGGAAGAACTGGACAAGGCACTGCGCCTGATCGGTGCCGACGCCATCGCCATTCAAGGCGACATTTCGAAGCTGGACGATCTGGACCGCGTCTTCGCCCAGGTCGAAGCCGCCAAGGGCCGCATCGACGTGCTGTTCGCCAATGCGGGGCTGGGCGACTTCCAGCCGCTCGGCTCGATCACCGAAGACTCCTTCGATCGCACCTTCGGCATCAACGTCAAAGGCACGCTGTTCACCGTGCAAAAGGCGTTGCCGCTGATGCGCGCCGGCGGTTCGGTGATCCTGACCGGCTCGACCACCGGCACCATGGGCACCCCGGCATTCAGCGTGTACAGCGCCACCAAGGCCGCGCTGCGCAATTTCGCCAGGAGCTGGGCGTTGGATCTGAAAGGCACCGGCATTCGCGTCAACGTGCTGTCGCCCGGGCCGATCTCCACGCCGGGCCTGGATCTGGCGCTGTCCGGCACCGGCCAGCAGCAGGCGATCGTCGACGGCATGATCGCGCAGCTGCCGTTGGGCCGGATTGGCCGGGCGGAGGAAGTCGCGGCGACCGCGTTGTTCCTGGCATCGGACGAGAGCAGCTTCATGACGGGTAGCGAAGTGTTCGTGGATGGCGGGTTCGCGCAGGTCTGA
- a CDS encoding helix-turn-helix domain-containing protein — translation MANSTFNCGLEAALSVIGGKWKPLVLYNLAKNVHRYGELRRAIGGVTDKVLIQQLKELERDEVVARIDFQEIPPKVEYSLTPFGQSLAEAMAGLCVWGTEHMQTVERLSQRRASAPSKAQSAA, via the coding sequence ATGGCCAACAGCACGTTCAATTGCGGTCTCGAGGCTGCCCTTTCCGTGATCGGTGGCAAGTGGAAGCCGCTGGTTCTCTACAATCTGGCGAAGAACGTGCACCGCTACGGCGAATTGCGCCGTGCCATCGGCGGCGTGACCGACAAGGTGCTGATCCAGCAACTCAAGGAGCTGGAGCGCGACGAAGTGGTTGCGCGCATCGACTTCCAGGAAATCCCGCCCAAGGTCGAGTATTCGCTGACGCCGTTCGGGCAATCCCTGGCGGAAGCGATGGCAGGTCTGTGCGTGTGGGGCACCGAACACATGCAGACGGTCGAACGTCTCAGCCAACGCCGCGCATCCGCCCCTTCCAAAGCCCAATCCGCTGCCTGA
- a CDS encoding helix-turn-helix transcriptional regulator, which yields MPTTRREKDMASAGAAPPPARSIDDAPADVVCKATDYPSETAIAPHKHARHQLVYALHGLMVVRSGQGHWVVPSTRALWMPAGTVHSVRCVGTLAMRSLYIRPGAIADMPTQPTVMAVEPLLEALIRSAASVPWDHAAESRDGRLMRLILDELHALPALPLHLPQAHDARLLRIAATLDADPADTTTLHAWATRLGVDVKTIQRLCRRELQMSFGQWRQQLRLLRGLERLAAGDRIIDVAVELGYDSPSAFTAMFKRQFGQPPSQFFR from the coding sequence ATGCCCACCACTCGTCGAGAAAAGGACATGGCCAGCGCCGGCGCCGCGCCGCCGCCCGCGCGGAGCATCGATGATGCGCCCGCCGACGTGGTGTGCAAGGCCACCGACTATCCCAGCGAGACCGCCATCGCCCCGCACAAGCATGCGCGCCACCAGCTGGTCTATGCGCTGCACGGGCTGATGGTGGTGCGTTCCGGCCAGGGTCACTGGGTGGTGCCGAGCACCCGCGCGCTGTGGATGCCGGCCGGCACCGTGCACAGCGTGCGCTGCGTCGGCACGCTCGCGATGCGCAGCCTGTACATCCGCCCCGGCGCGATCGCCGACATGCCCACGCAGCCCACGGTCATGGCGGTGGAACCGCTGCTGGAAGCGCTGATCCGCAGCGCCGCCAGCGTGCCCTGGGACCATGCCGCCGAATCGCGCGACGGGCGCCTGATGCGGCTGATCCTGGACGAGCTGCATGCCCTGCCGGCGCTGCCGCTGCACCTGCCGCAAGCGCACGATGCGCGCCTGCTGCGCATCGCTGCCACGCTCGATGCCGACCCCGCCGATACCACCACCCTGCACGCCTGGGCGACGCGGCTGGGCGTGGACGTCAAGACCATCCAGCGCCTGTGCCGGCGCGAGCTGCAGATGAGCTTCGGCCAGTGGCGGCAGCAGCTGCGTCTGCTGCGCGGGCTGGAACGGCTGGCCGCCGGCGACCGCATCATCGACGTGGCGGTCGAACTCGGCTACGACAGTCCCAGTGCGTTCACCGCGATGTTCAAGCGCCAGTTCGGCCAGCCGCCGAGCCAGTTCTTCCGCTAG
- a CDS encoding MFS transporter, producing the protein MSSLRPATASVPVAAAPRPVVAGVLAAITSSHLINDMMQSLILALYPVLKGQFQLSFAQVGLITLTYQLTASLFQPLIGLRTDRRPAPYSLPLGMTSTLCGLLLLAYAPSFAMVLAAAALVGIGSAIFHPESSRIARLASGGRHGLAQSVFQVGGNTGTALGPLIAAAVIVPNGRHAVAWFGAAALLGIALLSYVGRWHALHLQAVRAAPRPVATAPALPRKTVLRIVAILLLLIFSKYFYIAGLSSYYTFYLIQRFGVSVQSAQLHLFAFLLASALGTLIGGPVGDRIGRKPVIWVSILGVAPFALALPYVGLHAATALTVLIGFVLSSAFSAILVYAQEMMPGRIGTISGLFFGFAFGMGGLGAAVLGLLADREGIVFVYQAMSYLPLLGIVAALLPSRRPLPAQAP; encoded by the coding sequence ATGTCGAGTTTGCGTCCTGCCACTGCCTCCGTTCCTGTCGCCGCCGCGCCCCGCCCGGTGGTGGCCGGCGTCCTCGCCGCGATTACTTCCTCGCACCTGATCAACGACATGATGCAGTCGCTGATTCTGGCGCTGTACCCGGTGCTGAAAGGCCAGTTCCAGCTCAGCTTCGCCCAGGTCGGGTTGATCACGCTGACCTACCAGCTCACCGCCTCGCTGTTCCAGCCGCTGATCGGCTTGCGCACCGATCGCCGCCCGGCGCCGTACTCGCTGCCGCTGGGCATGACCTCGACCCTGTGCGGCCTGTTGCTGCTGGCGTATGCGCCGAGCTTTGCGATGGTGTTGGCGGCCGCGGCGCTGGTCGGGATCGGCTCGGCGATCTTCCATCCGGAATCCTCGCGCATCGCGCGGCTGGCCTCGGGCGGGCGCCACGGGTTGGCGCAATCGGTGTTCCAGGTCGGCGGCAATACCGGCACCGCGCTGGGGCCGCTGATCGCCGCGGCGGTGATCGTGCCCAACGGCCGCCACGCCGTGGCCTGGTTCGGCGCCGCGGCGCTGCTCGGCATCGCCCTGCTGTCCTATGTCGGCCGCTGGCATGCGCTGCACCTGCAGGCGGTACGCGCCGCGCCGCGGCCGGTCGCCACGGCGCCGGCGTTGCCGCGCAAGACCGTGCTGCGGATCGTGGCGATCCTGCTGCTGCTGATCTTCTCCAAGTATTTCTACATCGCCGGGCTGAGCAGCTACTACACGTTCTACCTGATCCAGCGCTTCGGCGTGTCGGTGCAGAGCGCGCAGCTGCACCTGTTCGCGTTCCTGCTGGCCTCGGCGCTGGGCACGCTGATCGGCGGCCCGGTCGGCGACCGGATCGGGCGCAAGCCGGTGATCTGGGTGTCGATCCTGGGCGTGGCGCCGTTCGCGCTGGCGCTGCCGTACGTCGGCTTGCACGCGGCGACCGCGTTGACCGTACTGATCGGCTTCGTGCTGTCCTCGGCGTTCTCGGCGATCCTGGTGTACGCGCAGGAAATGATGCCCGGCCGCATCGGCACCATCTCCGGGCTGTTCTTCGGCTTCGCCTTCGGCATGGGCGGGCTGGGCGCGGCGGTACTCGGCCTGCTCGCCGACCGCGAGGGCATCGTGTTCGTGTACCAGGCGATGTCCTATCTGCCGCTGCTGGGCATCGTCGCGGCGCTGCTGCCGAGCCGGCGTCCGCTGCCGGCGCAGGCGCCCTAG
- a CDS encoding AraC family transcriptional regulator — translation MQQTRMSSQQRGIERALAHLQQRVQARAALPGLAELAAVAHQSPFHFHRVYRAMTGETVGRTVTRLRLLHALRLLAGTDSITEIALAVGYETPQALARSFRTALDASPSQLRADPAALAARTQALAQPPRQAAVALPAPLQIAVQTLAPFEVVVLRRRGAFDALDAGFGRLFAWAQRAGVAERLQALVGIPLSDHRDVPAREHLFECAMGFDAAVSPPAPFARRTLGGSDYALLRQVGSYAQLEDALDRVLADWLPDSGYALRDAPLHYLYLDDPEAVAEAELRADICVPVQRDAS, via the coding sequence ATGCAACAGACCCGGATGTCTTCCCAGCAGCGCGGCATCGAACGCGCGCTCGCACACCTGCAGCAGCGCGTGCAGGCGCGCGCGGCCTTGCCCGGCCTGGCCGAGCTGGCGGCGGTGGCGCACCAGTCGCCGTTCCACTTCCATCGCGTCTATCGGGCCATGACCGGCGAAACCGTCGGCCGCACCGTGACCCGGCTGCGCCTGCTGCATGCCTTGCGGTTGCTCGCCGGCACCGACTCGATCACCGAGATCGCGCTGGCCGTGGGCTACGAGACGCCGCAGGCGCTGGCCCGCAGTTTCCGCACTGCGCTCGACGCCAGCCCCAGCCAGCTGCGCGCCGATCCGGCGGCGCTGGCCGCGCGAACGCAGGCGTTGGCGCAGCCGCCGCGGCAGGCCGCGGTCGCGTTGCCGGCACCGTTGCAGATCGCGGTGCAGACCCTGGCGCCGTTCGAGGTGGTGGTGCTGCGCCGGCGTGGCGCCTTCGACGCGCTGGATGCCGGCTTCGGCCGCCTGTTCGCCTGGGCGCAGCGCGCCGGCGTGGCTGAGCGGCTGCAGGCGCTGGTCGGCATTCCGCTCAGCGACCATCGCGATGTGCCCGCGCGCGAGCACCTGTTCGAGTGCGCGATGGGTTTCGACGCCGCGGTGTCGCCGCCGGCGCCGTTCGCGCGGCGCACGCTGGGCGGCAGCGACTACGCGCTGCTGCGCCAGGTCGGCAGCTACGCGCAGCTGGAGGACGCGCTGGATCGGGTATTGGCCGACTGGCTGCCGGACAGCGGCTATGCGTTGCGCGATGCGCCGCTGCACTATCTGTATCTGGACGATCCGGAAGCGGTGGCCGAAGCCGAACTGCGCGCCGACATCTGCGTGCCGGTGCAGCGCGACGCCAGCTAG
- a CDS encoding type III PLP-dependent enzyme, with protein MSLHIDPTPLAAALAQLRERGDGPVCAYVYDLAALRRHAAAMRTQLPAECELYYAAKANAEPPLLRTLAPSVDGFEAASGGELQWLQEHQPGRSLLFGGPGKLDAELQLAVSLPECTLHVESLGELQRLARIAAHAGRRVAVFLRMNIAVPGMQDTRLVMGGRPSPFGLDALDLEAAMRLLHDAPALQLAGFHFHLMSHQCDAQAQLRLVAGYLQTVQGWRQAYALGPLTVNAGGGFGVNYADAAASFDWTGFCAGLPALLRTHGDGLRLRLEPGRYVSASCGWYLMEVLDIKRSHGEYFAIGRGGTHHFRTPAAQAHDHPFLVLRGTQPPVLRDTRVTLVGQLCTPKDVLARAQPVAALAPGDCLAFPLAGAYAWNISHQQFLMHPPPQMLFVDAAG; from the coding sequence ATGAGCCTGCACATCGATCCGACACCGCTGGCGGCCGCGCTCGCGCAGCTGCGCGAGCGCGGCGACGGACCAGTGTGCGCCTACGTCTACGACCTGGCGGCGCTGCGCCGCCACGCCGCGGCGATGCGCACGCAGTTGCCCGCCGAGTGCGAGCTGTACTACGCGGCCAAGGCCAATGCCGAGCCACCGCTGTTGCGCACGCTGGCGCCATCGGTGGACGGCTTCGAGGCGGCGTCCGGCGGCGAACTGCAGTGGCTGCAAGAACACCAGCCGGGGCGGTCGCTGCTGTTCGGCGGCCCCGGCAAGCTCGACGCCGAACTGCAGTTGGCAGTGTCATTGCCCGAGTGCACGCTGCACGTGGAGAGCCTGGGCGAACTGCAGCGGCTGGCGCGCATCGCCGCGCACGCCGGGCGCCGCGTGGCGGTGTTCCTGCGCATGAACATCGCCGTGCCCGGCATGCAGGACACGCGCCTGGTGATGGGCGGGCGGCCCTCGCCGTTCGGGCTGGACGCGCTCGACCTGGAAGCGGCGATGCGGCTGCTGCACGACGCCCCGGCTCTGCAGCTGGCCGGCTTCCACTTCCACCTGATGTCGCATCAGTGCGACGCGCAGGCGCAGCTGCGCCTGGTCGCCGGCTACCTGCAGACCGTGCAGGGCTGGCGCCAGGCCTACGCGCTGGGTCCGCTGACGGTGAACGCCGGCGGCGGCTTCGGCGTGAACTACGCCGATGCGGCGGCCTCGTTCGACTGGACCGGGTTCTGCGCCGGCCTGCCGGCGCTGCTGCGCACGCACGGCGATGGCCTGCGCCTGCGCCTGGAGCCGGGCCGCTACGTCAGCGCGAGCTGCGGCTGGTACCTGATGGAAGTGCTCGACATCAAGCGCAGCCATGGCGAGTATTTCGCCATCGGCCGCGGCGGCACCCATCACTTCCGCACCCCGGCCGCGCAAGCCCACGACCATCCGTTCCTGGTGCTGCGCGGCACGCAGCCACCGGTGCTGCGCGACACGCGGGTGACCTTGGTCGGCCAGCTGTGCACGCCCAAGGACGTGCTGGCGCGCGCGCAACCGGTCGCGGCCCTGGCGCCCGGCGACTGCCTGGCGTTCCCGCTGGCCGGCGCCTACGCCTGGAACATCTCGCACCAGCAGTTCCTGATGCATCCGCCGCCGCAGATGCTGTTCGTGGACGCGGCGGGCTAG
- a CDS encoding IucA/IucC family protein, whose amino-acid sequence MSPLATHEPLHDPWYDSLAQAQAITCWLNCYLREVAIGRGQADFDYRGLDRPGIASAGERWLRLHLPSGAVLCIRLAQADTLGRCRFDSAPYLKANGQPWHCLDATALVRLLLQELADGEAFNAELLAQSDNSIAVTAQLLRCADAAAPSGEAMIDAEQSMLWGHALHPTPKSREGVPLAQVLACAPEARSRFPLFWFRIDPRLYRAQGQDVRATLAQAGGAADLYPCHPWEAERVLAHPLLRQAQARGWIEPLGERGLALRPTSSVRTLYHAELDYFLKLSVHVRLTNCVRKNAWYELESAVALTRLLAPAWRDLAQRVPGFQVLLEPAATDLDFSALGGDAHACRDLGESFGMLYRQAIPAPQRLRFQPQVAGALFTRDARGDAACAAPLQALARRYGSLDAATAAWFQAYARLLLDGVWSAWFDYGIVLEPHLQNTVIGCADGLPARVWIRDLEGTKLLPARWPAARLRGMSETARQSLYYSAEQGWNRIAYCALVNNLAEAIFHLADGHDRRERQLWRIVGDIAQAWQQRHGAQPALQALLDGAPLPAKNNLRLRLLQRADRHADYTLLPNPIVMPAQRQAAA is encoded by the coding sequence ATGTCCCCGCTCGCGACGCATGAACCGCTGCACGACCCGTGGTACGACAGCCTGGCGCAAGCGCAGGCGATCACCTGCTGGCTCAATTGCTACCTGCGCGAAGTGGCGATCGGCCGCGGCCAGGCCGACTTCGATTACCGCGGCCTGGACCGCCCCGGCATCGCCAGCGCCGGCGAGCGCTGGCTGCGCCTGCACCTGCCTTCCGGCGCGGTGTTGTGCATCCGCCTGGCCCAGGCCGACACGCTTGGCCGCTGTCGTTTCGACTCGGCGCCGTACCTGAAAGCCAACGGACAGCCATGGCACTGCCTGGACGCGACGGCGCTGGTGCGCCTGTTGCTGCAGGAACTGGCCGACGGCGAAGCGTTCAACGCCGAACTGCTCGCGCAGAGCGACAACAGCATCGCGGTGACCGCACAGCTGCTGCGCTGCGCCGACGCCGCCGCACCCAGCGGCGAGGCGATGATCGATGCCGAGCAATCGATGCTGTGGGGACACGCGCTGCATCCCACGCCGAAGAGCCGCGAAGGCGTGCCATTGGCGCAGGTGCTGGCCTGCGCGCCGGAAGCGCGCAGCCGCTTCCCGCTGTTCTGGTTCCGCATCGACCCGCGCCTGTACCGCGCGCAGGGCCAGGACGTGCGCGCCACCCTTGCGCAGGCCGGCGGTGCAGCGGATCTGTATCCGTGCCACCCGTGGGAAGCCGAGCGCGTGCTCGCGCATCCGCTGCTGCGCCAGGCGCAGGCGCGCGGCTGGATCGAACCGCTGGGCGAACGCGGCCTGGCGCTGCGCCCGACCTCGTCGGTGCGCACGCTCTACCACGCCGAGCTGGATTACTTCCTCAAGCTGTCGGTGCATGTGCGCCTGACCAACTGCGTGCGCAAGAACGCCTGGTACGAACTGGAAAGCGCGGTCGCGCTGACCCGCCTGCTGGCGCCGGCCTGGCGCGACCTGGCGCAGCGCGTGCCGGGCTTCCAGGTGTTGCTGGAACCGGCCGCCACCGACCTGGACTTCTCGGCGCTGGGCGGCGATGCGCACGCCTGCCGCGACCTCGGCGAAAGCTTCGGCATGCTCTACCGGCAGGCCATCCCCGCGCCGCAACGGCTGCGCTTCCAACCGCAGGTGGCCGGCGCGCTGTTCACCCGCGACGCGCGCGGCGATGCCGCCTGCGCCGCGCCGCTGCAGGCGCTGGCACGACGCTACGGCAGCCTGGATGCGGCCACCGCGGCCTGGTTCCAGGCCTATGCGCGGCTGCTGCTGGACGGCGTCTGGAGCGCGTGGTTCGACTACGGCATCGTGCTCGAGCCGCACCTGCAGAACACCGTGATCGGCTGCGCGGACGGCCTGCCGGCGCGGGTCTGGATCCGCGACCTGGAAGGCACCAAGCTGCTGCCGGCGCGTTGGCCGGCCGCGCGCCTGCGCGGCATGTCCGAAACCGCGCGGCAGTCGCTGTACTACAGCGCCGAACAGGGCTGGAACCGGATCGCCTACTGCGCGCTGGTCAACAACCTGGCCGAGGCGATCTTCCATCTGGCCGACGGCCACGACCGCCGCGAGCGGCAGCTGTGGCGCATCGTCGGCGACATCGCCCAGGCCTGGCAGCAGCGCCACGGCGCGCAACCGGCACTGCAGGCGCTGCTCGACGGCGCGCCGCTGCCGGCCAAGAACAACCTGCGCCTGCGCCTGTTGCAACGCGCCGACCGCCACGCCGACTACACCCTGCTGCCAAACCCGATCGTCATGCCGGCGCAACGGCAGGCCGCGGCATGA
- a CDS encoding MFS transporter yields MKRVLGPVLAAHYLAAFTALGMPLFLPQVLHQLAPGAAIGWSGVLYVLPTLCTALTASAWGRLADRYGRKRSLLRAQLGLALGFAMAGFAPDLGWLVAGLVVQGACGGSLAATNAYLTTQARTGPLARALDWTQFSARLAMVTAPALLGLASALGPAQSLYRYLALLPLLAFALSWRLPADPPRPRHAAAATASDAHDDASRRQRWALWSTQFLFCFAMVVTFPYFLPYAQAQGIGNAAAAGLLYSLPHLVYLVLLPCWRGSEHRASPLPAGLALFALACLLQALLHAPAWLIAARLLFGVGMWMALRGLNRSLADIASAHAAGQLFGRFDAFGKYAGVAGGALAGVLVQGHGLAVPFLAATAAALLALAPALSLTSVRRTAHVPARDA; encoded by the coding sequence ATGAAGCGCGTGCTCGGCCCGGTGCTGGCCGCGCACTACCTGGCCGCATTCACCGCGCTGGGCATGCCGCTGTTCCTGCCGCAGGTGCTGCACCAGCTGGCGCCGGGCGCGGCGATCGGCTGGAGCGGCGTGCTGTACGTGCTGCCGACGCTGTGCACCGCGCTCACCGCCAGCGCCTGGGGCCGGCTGGCCGACCGCTACGGACGCAAGCGCTCGTTGCTGCGCGCGCAGTTGGGCCTGGCGCTGGGCTTCGCGATGGCCGGCTTCGCGCCGGATCTTGGCTGGCTGGTGGCCGGGCTGGTGGTGCAAGGCGCCTGCGGCGGTTCGCTGGCCGCGACCAATGCCTATCTGACCACGCAGGCACGGACCGGGCCGCTGGCGCGCGCGCTGGACTGGACCCAGTTCTCGGCGCGGCTGGCGATGGTCACCGCGCCGGCGCTGCTCGGCCTGGCCAGCGCGCTGGGTCCGGCGCAATCGCTGTATCGCTATCTGGCGCTGCTGCCGCTGCTCGCCTTCGCGCTGAGCTGGCGACTGCCCGCCGATCCGCCGCGGCCACGCCATGCCGCGGCGGCAACGGCCAGCGATGCGCACGACGACGCCAGCCGCCGCCAGCGCTGGGCGCTGTGGAGCACGCAATTCCTGTTCTGCTTCGCGATGGTGGTGACGTTTCCGTATTTCCTGCCCTACGCGCAGGCGCAGGGCATCGGCAACGCGGCCGCGGCGGGCCTGCTGTACAGCCTGCCGCACCTGGTCTACCTGGTGCTGTTGCCGTGCTGGCGCGGCAGCGAACACCGTGCCTCGCCGCTGCCGGCCGGGCTGGCGCTGTTCGCGCTGGCCTGCCTGCTGCAAGCGCTGCTGCATGCGCCGGCATGGCTGATCGCCGCGCGCCTGCTGTTCGGCGTGGGCATGTGGATGGCGCTGCGCGGACTCAACCGCAGCCTGGCCGACATCGCCAGCGCGCACGCCGCCGGGCAGTTGTTCGGCCGCTTCGACGCATTCGGCAAATACGCCGGCGTGGCCGGCGGCGCGCTCGCCGGCGTCCTGGTGCAAGGCCACGGCCTGGCCGTGCCGTTCCTCGCCGCGACCGCCGCGGCCCTGCTGGCGCTGGCGCCGGCCTTATCGCTCACTTCCGTCCGGAGAACCGCGCATGTCCCCGCTCGCGACGCATGA
- a CDS encoding IucA/IucC family siderophore biosynthesis protein, whose protein sequence is MNRDDDRRYVELRIIDACLREDLRGIVSRGAAAMPSPALLAAWPAPLPNALWWRIAHLPDGELWLPLQRRGYLQELSACSVGWLLRDGERIAFESGAATWLERMSAGLDADTQRLHRAYADEADCAVRQRALARQAYAQQRPLLASALDAADAHERAYRCEQLASHRDHPFYPTARAKVGLDDAQLPHHAPEFAPCFALRWLALPAAAVAQTTPPPAFWPRPSQLGLAPALDASHIAWPLHPLTFARLGEADFALPDGAIAAPQPWLQVRASLSVRTIIPLDYPDHHLKLPLPMRSLGALNLRLIKPSTLYDGHWFERVLRAIAAHDPALDERYLHVDESHAGQVGEARHLAYLLRRYPPLPEATLVPVAGLCAPLPDGRPLALHLAERFHGGDLHAWWDAYLALMCQVHLRLWLRYGIALEANQQNSVLIYAHGRAPRLLLKDNDAARVKLSRLYAQRPELAQLGPPRDLRIAVEDEAALARMFCTIILQLDLQAVLEGLAEAQPALRAPLYAQLRTRLHGTLRELQAEGIDIAPAKALLAAPRLPVKYLLSAGSLLGKQITGASDINKFYGDSAPNLLREEIDAVTAPAVAVPAQAAFAHGASR, encoded by the coding sequence ATGAATCGCGACGACGACCGCCGCTACGTCGAGCTGCGCATCATCGACGCCTGCCTGCGCGAGGACCTGCGCGGCATCGTCAGCCGTGGCGCCGCGGCCATGCCATCGCCTGCGCTGCTGGCGGCCTGGCCGGCGCCGCTGCCGAACGCGCTGTGGTGGCGTATCGCGCACCTGCCCGACGGCGAACTGTGGCTGCCGCTGCAACGCCGCGGCTACCTGCAGGAGCTCAGCGCCTGCAGCGTCGGCTGGCTGCTGCGCGACGGCGAGCGCATCGCCTTCGAATCCGGTGCCGCCACCTGGCTGGAGCGGATGAGCGCGGGGCTGGACGCGGACACGCAGCGCCTGCATCGCGCCTATGCCGACGAAGCGGACTGCGCCGTGCGCCAGCGTGCGCTGGCGCGACAGGCCTACGCGCAACAGCGCCCGCTCCTGGCCTCCGCGCTGGACGCAGCCGATGCGCACGAACGCGCCTACCGCTGCGAACAGCTGGCCAGCCATCGCGACCATCCGTTCTATCCGACCGCACGCGCCAAGGTCGGACTGGACGACGCGCAACTACCGCACCATGCGCCCGAGTTCGCACCGTGCTTCGCGCTGCGCTGGCTGGCGCTGCCGGCGGCCGCGGTGGCGCAGACCACGCCGCCGCCGGCGTTCTGGCCGCGTCCGAGCCAGCTTGGCCTGGCGCCGGCGCTGGACGCCAGCCATATCGCCTGGCCGCTGCACCCGCTGACCTTCGCGCGCCTGGGCGAAGCCGACTTCGCGCTGCCCGACGGCGCCATCGCCGCACCGCAGCCATGGCTGCAGGTGCGCGCGTCGCTGTCGGTACGCACCATCATCCCGCTGGACTATCCGGACCACCACCTCAAGCTGCCATTGCCGATGCGCAGCCTGGGCGCGCTCAACCTGCGCCTGATCAAGCCGTCCACGCTGTACGACGGGCACTGGTTCGAACGCGTGCTGCGCGCCATCGCCGCGCACGATCCGGCCCTGGACGAACGTTACCTGCACGTGGACGAATCCCACGCCGGCCAGGTCGGCGAGGCGCGCCACCTGGCCTATCTGCTGCGCCGCTATCCGCCCTTGCCGGAAGCGACGCTGGTGCCGGTCGCCGGCCTGTGCGCGCCGCTGCCGGACGGCCGCCCGCTGGCCCTGCACCTGGCCGAACGCTTCCATGGCGGCGACCTGCACGCGTGGTGGGACGCCTACCTCGCGCTGATGTGTCAGGTGCACCTGCGGCTGTGGCTGCGCTACGGCATCGCGCTGGAAGCCAACCAGCAGAACAGCGTGCTGATCTACGCCCACGGCCGCGCGCCGCGGCTGCTGCTGAAGGACAACGACGCGGCGCGGGTGAAACTGTCGCGGCTGTATGCGCAACGTCCGGAACTGGCGCAGTTGGGACCGCCGCGCGACCTGCGCATCGCGGTGGAAGACGAGGCCGCGCTGGCGCGCATGTTCTGCACCATCATCCTGCAACTGGACCTGCAGGCGGTGCTGGAGGGCCTGGCCGAAGCACAGCCCGCGTTGCGCGCGCCGCTGTACGCGCAGCTGCGCACGCGCCTGCACGGCACGCTGCGCGAGCTGCAGGCCGAAGGCATCGATATCGCGCCGGCGAAGGCGCTGCTGGCGGCGCCGCGGCTGCCGGTGAAGTACCTGCTCAGCGCCGGCAGCCTGCTCGGCAAGCAGATCACCGGCGCCTCCGACATCAACAAGTTCTACGGCGACAGCGCGCCGAATCTGTTGCGCGAGGAGATCGACGCGGTAACAGCGCCTGCTGTCGCGGTGCCAGCACAGGCGGCGTTCGCGCACGGAGCGTCGCGATGA